A genomic window from Blattabacterium cuenoti includes:
- the rpoB gene encoding DNA-directed RNA polymerase subunit beta yields the protein MNIQSERFTFATVAKQEEYPDFLDIQIKSFKEFFQIDTKPENRKKEILFKVFMENFPISDARNSFVLEFKGYTLDTPRYSIKECIERGLTYSVPLKAKLKLYCTDPEHEDFETVYQDVYLGNYPYMTPSGSFIFNGSERVIVSQLHRSPGVFFGQSNHANGTKLYSARIIPFKGSWIEFATDINNVMYAYIDRKKKLPMTTLLRAIGYERDKDILKIFNLAEEINIIDHQYDSILYRTLAARVLNTWNEDFVDEDTGEVISIERNDLLIDRDVVIQKEHIDLMIKYKIKKILLHKEEGKKKDYSIIYNTLQKDPTNSEKEAVEYIYKQLRNTDPPDEETARGVIDKLFFSDTRYSLGPVGRYRLNKRLGLNIDPNYLILTKKDIIAIVEHLNALFNSKKEVDDIDHLSNRRVRTVGEQLYTQFSIGLSRMARTIRERMNVRDNEVFMPVDLINAKTLSSVINTFFGTNQLSQFMDQTNPLSEITHKRRLSALGPGGLSRERAGFEVRDVNYSHYGRLCPIETPEGPNIGLISSLSVFAKINNMGFVETPYRRIFNKRVDFKSDVKYLSAEEEEGKIIAQANAVNKFGEFIVDRIIAREDGDFPIVDSTNVDYIDVAPNQIASISASLIPFLEHDDANRALMGSNMMRQAVPLLNPQAPIVGTGLEKQVAKDSRILINAEHNGIIEYIDANKIIIRYDKNEKESLVSFDHKVKIYNLIKFRKTNQNTCITLKPIVKKGMKVIKGQILCEGYATENGELALGRNLRAAFIPCKGYNFEDAVLISEKVVSEDWFTSIHIDEYSLEVRDTKLGMEELTNDIPNVSEEAIKDLDDNGIIRVGAEVKPGDILIGKITPKGETDPTPEEKLLRAIFGDKAGNVKDASLRAEPSLFGIVIDTKLFTRSIKNKKSRLQDKIKIEKLEKEYDKKYLDLKSKLLNKLYIILYGKKSKITILNEKNKKVIIEKGTKFTLKLLNNIIKNYNHINSYDFSDENTNNLLSEILHNYEIVLNNLNNILKHKKISITVGDELPSGIIKMAKVYIAKKRKLKVGDKMAGRHGNKGVVARILREEDMPFLNDGTPVDIVLNPLGVPSRMNIGQIYETVLGWAGYKLNMKFSTPIFDGATIEKISEYTDKANIPRFGTTYLFDGGTGEKFDQPATVGVIYMLKLGHMVDDKMHARSIGPYSLITQQPLGGKSQFGGQRFGEMEVWALEAFGSSNILREILTVKSDDVVGRAKTYEAIVKGDPMPEPNNPESFNVLCYELKGLGLDINLEE from the coding sequence ATGAATATACAATCAGAAAGATTTACTTTTGCTACTGTAGCAAAACAAGAGGAATATCCTGATTTTTTGGATATTCAGATAAAGTCATTTAAAGAATTTTTTCAAATAGATACTAAACCAGAAAATAGGAAAAAAGAAATATTATTTAAAGTATTTATGGAAAATTTTCCAATTTCTGATGCTAGAAATTCTTTTGTTCTAGAATTTAAAGGGTATACTTTAGATACTCCTAGATATTCTATAAAAGAATGTATTGAAAGAGGTTTAACTTATAGTGTTCCCTTAAAAGCAAAATTAAAATTATATTGTACAGACCCTGAACATGAAGATTTTGAAACTGTTTATCAAGATGTCTATCTAGGAAATTATCCATATATGACTCCTTCTGGTTCTTTTATTTTTAATGGATCAGAAAGAGTAATTGTTTCGCAATTACATCGTTCTCCAGGTGTTTTTTTTGGACAATCTAATCATGCTAATGGAACTAAATTATATTCTGCAAGAATTATTCCTTTTAAAGGATCTTGGATTGAATTTGCTACAGATATCAATAATGTTATGTACGCTTACATTGATAGGAAAAAAAAATTACCTATGACTACTTTATTACGTGCGATTGGATATGAACGTGATAAAGATATATTAAAAATTTTTAATTTAGCAGAAGAAATAAATATTATAGATCATCAATATGATTCTATTCTATATAGAACTTTAGCAGCTAGAGTTTTAAATACTTGGAATGAAGATTTTGTAGATGAAGATACAGGAGAAGTAATTTCTATAGAAAGAAATGATTTATTAATAGATAGAGATGTTGTCATTCAAAAAGAACATATTGATTTAATGATTAAATATAAAATAAAAAAAATTTTATTACATAAAGAAGAAGGGAAAAAAAAAGATTATTCTATAATTTATAATACTTTACAAAAAGATCCTACTAATTCTGAAAAAGAAGCTGTAGAATATATATATAAACAACTTAGAAATACAGATCCTCCAGATGAAGAAACAGCTAGAGGAGTTATAGATAAACTATTTTTTTCTGATACTAGATATAGTTTAGGGCCTGTAGGTAGATATCGTTTAAATAAACGTTTAGGGTTAAATATTGATCCTAATTATTTAATTCTTACGAAAAAAGATATTATTGCTATAGTAGAACATTTAAATGCTTTATTTAATTCTAAAAAAGAAGTAGATGATATTGATCATTTATCTAATAGACGAGTAAGAACTGTTGGAGAACAACTTTATACTCAATTTAGTATTGGTTTATCTAGAATGGCTAGAACTATTAGAGAACGTATGAATGTGAGAGATAACGAAGTTTTTATGCCAGTAGATTTAATTAATGCAAAAACATTATCTTCAGTAATTAATACTTTTTTTGGAACTAATCAATTATCTCAATTTATGGATCAAACAAATCCATTATCTGAAATAACTCATAAAAGAAGATTATCTGCTTTGGGTCCTGGAGGATTATCTAGAGAAAGAGCAGGTTTTGAAGTAAGAGATGTGAATTATTCTCATTATGGGAGATTGTGTCCTATTGAAACTCCAGAAGGACCTAATATTGGTTTAATTTCTTCTTTATCTGTTTTTGCAAAGATTAATAATATGGGTTTCGTAGAAACTCCTTATAGACGTATTTTTAATAAAAGAGTAGATTTTAAATCTGATGTTAAATATTTAAGCGCAGAAGAAGAAGAAGGAAAAATTATAGCACAAGCTAATGCTGTTAATAAATTTGGAGAATTTATTGTTGATAGAATTATTGCACGTGAAGATGGTGATTTTCCAATTGTAGATTCTACAAATGTAGATTATATAGATGTAGCACCTAATCAAATAGCTTCAATTTCTGCTTCTTTAATACCTTTTTTGGAACATGATGATGCAAATAGAGCTCTTATGGGATCAAATATGATGCGTCAAGCTGTTCCATTATTAAATCCTCAAGCACCTATAGTAGGAACAGGATTAGAAAAACAAGTGGCTAAAGATTCTCGTATTTTAATTAATGCAGAACATAATGGAATCATTGAATATATTGATGCTAATAAAATAATTATTCGTTATGATAAAAATGAAAAAGAATCTTTAGTTAGTTTTGACCATAAAGTAAAGATTTATAATCTGATTAAATTTAGAAAAACTAATCAAAATACATGTATTACTTTAAAACCTATTGTTAAAAAAGGAATGAAAGTAATTAAAGGACAAATTCTTTGTGAAGGATATGCTACTGAAAATGGAGAATTAGCTTTAGGAAGAAATTTAAGAGCAGCTTTTATTCCTTGTAAAGGATATAATTTTGAAGATGCTGTTTTAATTTCTGAAAAAGTAGTTAGTGAAGATTGGTTTACATCTATTCATATAGATGAATATTCTTTAGAAGTACGTGATACAAAATTAGGAATGGAAGAATTAACAAATGATATTCCTAATGTTAGTGAAGAAGCAATTAAAGATTTAGATGATAACGGAATTATACGTGTAGGAGCTGAAGTAAAACCTGGAGATATATTAATTGGAAAAATTACACCAAAAGGTGAAACGGATCCTACTCCAGAAGAAAAATTATTAAGAGCTATTTTTGGAGATAAAGCAGGAAATGTTAAAGACGCATCTTTAAGAGCAGAACCTTCTTTATTTGGAATCGTAATTGATACTAAATTATTTACTCGTAGTATTAAAAATAAAAAATCTAGGTTACAGGATAAAATAAAAATAGAAAAATTAGAAAAAGAATATGATAAAAAATATTTAGATTTAAAATCTAAATTATTAAATAAATTATATATTATTTTATATGGAAAAAAATCTAAAATAACAATTTTAAATGAAAAAAATAAAAAAGTTATAATAGAAAAAGGAACAAAATTTACTCTAAAACTATTAAATAATATTATTAAAAATTATAATCATATTAATTCATATGATTTTTCTGATGAAAATACGAATAATTTATTATCTGAGATTTTACATAATTATGAAATTGTATTAAACAATTTAAATAATATTTTAAAACATAAAAAAATTTCTATTACAGTAGGTGATGAATTACCTTCTGGGATCATTAAAATGGCTAAAGTATATATTGCAAAAAAAAGAAAGTTGAAAGTAGGTGATAAAATGGCTGGACGTCATGGTAATAAAGGGGTAGTAGCACGTATTCTTAGAGAAGAAGATATGCCCTTTTTAAATGATGGAACTCCTGTAGATATTGTTTTAAATCCATTAGGAGTTCCATCTAGAATGAATATTGGACAAATATATGAAACTGTATTGGGTTGGGCTGGATACAAATTAAATATGAAATTTTCTACACCTATATTTGATGGTGCAACTATAGAAAAAATATCTGAATATACAGATAAAGCGAATATTCCTCGTTTTGGAACAACTTATTTATTTGATGGAGGAACAGGAGAAAAATTCGATCAACCAGCGACAGTAGGTGTAATATATATGTTAAAATTAGGTCATATGGTAGATGATAAAATGCATGCTCGTTCTATAGGACCATACTCGCTAATTACTCAACAACCTTTAGGAGGAAAATCTCAATTTGGAGGACAAAGATTTGGGGAAATGGAAGTATGGGCATTAGAAGCTTTTGGATCTTCTAATATTTTACGTGAAATATTAACTGTTAAATCAGATGATGTAGTAGGAAGAGCAAAAACTTATGAGGCTATAGTAAAAGGAGACCCAATGCCTGAGCCTAATAATCCAGAATCTTTTAATGTATTATGTTATGAATTAAAAGGTTTAGGTTTAGATATTAATTTAGAAGAATAA
- a CDS encoding bifunctional folylpolyglutamate synthase/dihydrofolate synthase — MNYSETLKWIFNRLPTYQNIGLKSYKPGLKRIKKFCSYLGNPQNFFKSIHIGGTNGKGSTIHMLSSILKEEKYKIGLFTSPHLIDFRERITCNGFLIEKNFIIDFIKNHKNFIEKEQISFFEMNTALAFQYFKEKKVYISIIEVGMGGRLDSTNIIIPELSIITNVSEDHTEILGKNKLRIAIEKAGIIKKNISVIIGTRMLKNLKNIFLKVAFKNNSPIYFSKIEKKYFNYKIPFKTYYQFLNKVLVLEIIKILKKRKNIKISNQSIKNGLKNVIKNTNTHIHFKGRWHILQKKPKIICDIAHNEEGFLMIKNELKKETYESLHLILGFVKEKKIEKLLKKLPIEAYYYFTQPNIERKFFIEDLKKIIKKIFKNYKKINFFHSVKNAFLSAKNKSKKKDLILISGSTFIVSDFLVTYNTNINKKGN; from the coding sequence TTGAATTATTCAGAAACTCTTAAATGGATTTTTAATCGTCTTCCTACTTATCAAAATATAGGATTAAAATCTTATAAACCAGGATTAAAAAGAATTAAAAAATTTTGTTCTTATTTAGGAAATCCTCAAAATTTTTTTAAAAGCATTCATATAGGTGGGACAAATGGAAAAGGATCAACTATTCATATGTTATCTTCTATTTTAAAAGAAGAAAAATATAAAATAGGATTATTTACTTCTCCTCATTTAATAGATTTTAGAGAAAGAATAACATGTAATGGTTTTTTAATAGAAAAAAATTTTATTATAGATTTTATTAAAAATCATAAAAATTTTATAGAAAAAGAACAAATTTCTTTTTTTGAGATGAATACAGCTTTAGCTTTTCAATATTTTAAAGAAAAAAAAGTTTATATATCTATTATTGAAGTAGGAATGGGAGGACGTTTAGATTCTACTAATATTATAATTCCTGAATTATCTATTATTACTAATGTTAGTGAAGATCATACAGAAATTTTAGGAAAAAATAAATTAAGAATTGCTATAGAAAAAGCAGGAATTATAAAAAAAAATATATCGGTAATAATTGGAACAAGAATGTTAAAAAATTTAAAGAATATTTTTTTAAAAGTAGCTTTTAAAAACAATTCTCCTATTTATTTTTCTAAAATAGAAAAAAAATATTTTAATTATAAAATTCCATTTAAAACATATTATCAATTTTTAAATAAAGTCCTTGTTTTAGAAATTATTAAAATATTAAAAAAAAGAAAAAATATAAAAATATCCAATCAATCTATTAAAAATGGATTAAAAAATGTTATTAAAAATACAAATACACATATACATTTTAAAGGACGTTGGCATATTTTACAAAAAAAACCTAAAATTATTTGTGATATAGCTCATAATGAAGAAGGTTTTTTAATGATTAAAAATGAATTAAAAAAAGAAACTTATGAAAGTTTACATTTAATATTAGGTTTTGTGAAAGAAAAAAAAATAGAAAAATTGTTAAAAAAATTACCTATTGAAGCTTATTATTATTTTACTCAACCTAATATAGAAAGAAAATTTTTTATTGAAGATTTAAAAAAAATAATAAAAAAAATATTTAAAAATTATAAAAAAATAAATTTTTTTCATTCTGTTAAAAATGCTTTTTTATCTGCAAAAAATAAATCTAAAAAAAAAGATCTTATTTTAATAAGTGGAAGTACTTTTATTGTTTCTGATTTTTTAGTAACTTATAATACCAATATAAATAAAAAGGGCAATTAG
- the glnS gene encoding glutamine--tRNA ligase: protein MFIKKLLKIKKLHLNFIEKIIEEDINNGFPIEKIKFRFPPEPNGYLHIGHVKAIYLNFELGKRYKAPVNLRFDDTNPIGEEKKFIESIKNDIIFLGFKWEKECYASDYFQILYEWAIKLIKNNKAYVDNQSKINIQFQRKTPFEMGINSLYRDRSVKENLYLFEKMKDGCFEEESCVLRAKIDMNSSNMNMRDPIMYRILKKKHPRTKNKWCIYPTYDWTHGQCDYIEQISHSLCSLEFENRRPLYNWYIDQIWEKNKIKPKQIEFSRLNLNNTITSKRKIQYLINKKIIDTWDDPRIYTISGLRRKGYTSISIKNFIKKIGISKRNNIINPSFLEFNIRKHLNKISYRKMVVFNPIKLIIDNYSINKIEWLNAENNPENKNYGFRKIPFSKFLFIEKNDFLEKKIENFFRLSIGNEVRLKNSYIIKANNIIKNNNGNIIEIHCTYDPKSKNRKKNNKIKSTLHWVSIKHSIPINIHIYHSIFLKNFKNHKDYTKYINTKSIKKIIAYAEPSINLAKEGDHFQFQRIGYFYVDINNKKELIFNKTASIKDSWKKIQKTK, encoded by the coding sequence ATTTTTATAAAAAAATTATTAAAAATAAAAAAATTACATTTAAATTTTATTGAAAAAATTATAGAAGAAGATATCAATAATGGTTTTCCTATTGAAAAAATTAAATTTAGATTTCCTCCGGAACCTAATGGATATCTACATATTGGTCATGTTAAAGCAATATATCTAAATTTTGAATTAGGAAAAAGATATAAAGCACCAGTAAATTTAAGATTTGATGATACAAATCCAATTGGAGAAGAAAAAAAATTTATAGAATCTATTAAAAATGATATTATTTTTTTAGGTTTTAAATGGGAAAAAGAATGTTATGCTTCTGATTATTTTCAAATACTTTACGAATGGGCAATAAAACTTATTAAAAATAATAAAGCTTATGTTGATAATCAATCTAAAATAAATATTCAATTTCAAAGAAAAACACCATTTGAAATGGGAATAAATAGCTTATATAGAGATAGATCTGTTAAAGAAAATTTATATTTATTTGAAAAAATGAAAGATGGATGTTTTGAAGAAGAATCTTGTGTCTTAAGAGCAAAAATTGATATGAATTCTTCTAATATGAATATGAGAGATCCTATAATGTATAGAATTTTAAAAAAAAAACATCCTAGAACTAAAAATAAATGGTGTATTTATCCTACTTATGATTGGACTCATGGCCAATGTGATTATATTGAACAAATATCTCATTCATTATGTTCATTAGAATTTGAAAATAGACGTCCTTTATATAATTGGTATATAGATCAAATATGGGAAAAAAATAAAATAAAACCAAAACAAATAGAATTTTCTAGATTAAATTTAAATAATACAATAACAAGTAAAAGAAAAATACAATATTTAATTAATAAAAAAATCATTGATACATGGGATGATCCTAGAATTTATACAATATCAGGATTACGTCGTAAAGGATATACATCTATATCAATAAAAAATTTTATTAAAAAAATAGGAATTTCAAAAAGAAATAATATAATTAATCCATCTTTTTTAGAATTTAATATTAGAAAACATTTAAATAAAATTTCTTATAGAAAAATGGTCGTATTCAATCCAATAAAATTAATTATTGATAATTATTCTATTAATAAAATAGAATGGTTAAATGCTGAAAATAATCCAGAAAATAAAAATTATGGATTTAGAAAAATTCCTTTTTCTAAATTTTTATTTATTGAAAAAAATGATTTTTTAGAAAAAAAAATAGAAAATTTTTTTAGACTTTCAATAGGGAATGAAGTTAGACTAAAAAATTCCTATATTATTAAAGCAAATAATATTATTAAAAATAATAATGGAAATATAATAGAAATACATTGTACATATGATCCTAAAAGTAAAAATAGAAAAAAAAATAATAAAATAAAAAGTACTTTACATTGGGTTTCTATAAAACATTCTATACCTATAAATATTCATATATATCATTCAATTTTTTTAAAAAATTTTAAAAATCATAAAGATTATACAAAATATATAAATACAAAATCAATAAAAAAAATTATTGCATACGCTGAACCATCTATAAATTTAGCTAAAGAAGGAGATCATTTTCAATTTCAAAGAATTGGATATTTTTATGTCGATATTAATAATAAAAAAGAACTTATTTTTAATAAAACAGCTTCTATAAAAGATTCCTGGAAAAAAATTCAAAAAACAAAATAA
- the rpoC gene encoding DNA-directed RNA polymerase subunit beta', with translation MNKKGNFNKITIRLASPEKILKESHGEVLKPETINYRTHKPERDGLFCERIFGPVKDYECACGKYKRIRYKGIICDRCGVEVTEKKVRRERMGHISLVVPVVHIWCFRTSPNKIGYLLGLPSKKLEMIIYYERYVVIQNGIASRSDGSSFNKGDFLTEEEYLSILNSIPKENQSLEDIDPNKFIAKMGAECIEELLNRIDLDNLSYELRNKANNETSKQRRIEALKRLQVVESFKEGKKNGGNISWMVVHILSVIPPELRPLVPLDGGRYAASDMTDLYRRVLIRNNRLKRLIEIKAPEVILRNEKRMLQEAVDSLFDNSRKVSAVKTEANRPLKSLSDALKGKQGRFRQNLLGKRVDYSARSVIVVGPHLKLHECGLPKEMAAELYKPFIIRKLIERGIVKTVKSSKKIIDKRDPVIWDILENVLKGHPVLLNRAPTLHRLGIQAFQPQLIEGKAIQLHPLVCAAFNADFDGDQMAVHLPLSSGAILEAQLLMLSSQNILNPANGSPITVPSQDMVLGLYYMTKSLKSYSNIKIKGEGFIFSSNEEVEIAYNQKIVELHALIKVKVLIRVKDDLINQLIETTVGRVLFNQVVPKKVGYINESLTKKTLREIIGKILYLTDVPTTAKFLDDIKELGFYNAFQGGLSFGLGDIIIPHDKENMVNNAIQQVDNVKINYNMGLITNNERYNQVIDIWTNTNSMLTEKVMKYMREDKHGFNPVYMMLDSGARGSKEQIRQLSGMRGLMAKPQKTGSTGGEIIENPILSNFREGLSILEYFISTHGARKGLADTALKTADAGYLTRRLVDAAQDVIIKEVDCQTLLGLEISALKKNEEIVESLYNRILGRISLNDIYSNNNNKLIVSSGEMIDEKISSSIEEDGIQFVVVRSPLTCEAKMGICAKCYGRNLSTGKIVQKGEAVGVIAAQSIGEPGTQLTLRTFHVGGTAGNIAESSKIQAKFDGIIEFEDLKLVNIKNNNKEKIGIVVSRSTEMKLFDKKKSSILMINNIPYGATLYVKNGDFLKEGDKICKWDSYNAVIIAEYSGIISYQHLEQGVTFQIEKDEQTGFQEKVITEVRNKNLIPTLKIIDNDGKELKVYNIPVGAHLMVEDNEKIEVGKILVKVPRKTSKSGDITGGLPRLSELFEARNPSNPAVVSEMDGIVSHGKIKRGNREIIVESKTGEIRKYLVKLSNQILVQENDYIKAGMPLSDGAVTPNDILNIKGPRAVQEYLIQEIQDVYRLQGVKINDKHFEVIVLQMMRKVEVIEVGDTKFLEGHIEYKDDFIEENDKIFQMKIVINNGNSENFKSGDLISYRDFRNENAILKYKNKKLIQIRDSIPATARPILQGITKAALQTKSFISAASFQETTKVLGEAAISSKTDYLYGLKENVIVGHKIPAGTGLKEYEKNKIKIL, from the coding sequence ATGAATAAAAAAGGAAATTTTAATAAAATTACTATTCGATTAGCATCACCTGAGAAAATATTAAAAGAATCTCATGGTGAAGTGTTAAAACCTGAAACCATTAATTATAGAACACATAAACCAGAAAGAGATGGTTTATTCTGTGAAAGAATTTTTGGTCCAGTAAAAGATTATGAATGTGCTTGTGGAAAATATAAAAGAATTCGTTATAAAGGAATTATTTGTGATAGATGTGGTGTTGAAGTTACTGAAAAAAAAGTTAGAAGGGAACGTATGGGGCATATTAGCTTAGTTGTTCCAGTAGTTCATATTTGGTGTTTTCGTACTTCTCCTAATAAAATAGGTTATTTATTAGGATTACCATCTAAAAAGCTTGAAATGATTATTTATTATGAAAGATATGTAGTTATTCAAAATGGAATAGCATCTCGTTCAGATGGATCTTCTTTTAATAAAGGCGATTTTTTAACAGAAGAGGAATATTTATCTATTTTAAATAGTATCCCAAAAGAAAATCAATCTTTAGAAGATATTGATCCTAATAAGTTTATTGCTAAAATGGGAGCTGAATGTATAGAAGAATTATTAAATAGGATAGATTTAGATAATTTGTCTTATGAATTAAGAAATAAAGCTAATAATGAAACTTCTAAACAAAGACGTATTGAGGCTTTAAAAAGATTACAAGTTGTTGAATCTTTTAAAGAAGGAAAAAAAAATGGAGGAAATATATCTTGGATGGTCGTTCATATTTTATCAGTAATTCCTCCTGAGTTACGTCCATTAGTTCCTTTAGATGGGGGACGTTATGCAGCTTCTGATATGACTGATTTATATCGTCGTGTATTGATAAGAAATAATCGTTTAAAACGTTTAATAGAAATTAAAGCACCTGAAGTAATTTTAAGAAATGAGAAAAGAATGCTTCAAGAAGCTGTAGATTCACTTTTTGATAATTCAAGAAAAGTATCTGCAGTAAAAACAGAAGCAAATCGTCCTTTAAAATCTTTATCAGATGCTTTAAAAGGAAAACAAGGTCGTTTTAGACAAAATTTATTAGGAAAAAGAGTAGATTATTCTGCAAGATCCGTTATTGTAGTTGGACCACATTTAAAATTACATGAATGTGGTCTTCCTAAAGAAATGGCTGCAGAATTATATAAACCTTTTATTATAAGAAAATTAATTGAAAGAGGAATAGTAAAAACTGTAAAATCATCTAAAAAAATTATTGATAAAAGAGATCCTGTTATATGGGATATTTTAGAAAATGTATTAAAAGGTCATCCAGTATTATTAAATAGAGCTCCAACTTTGCATAGATTAGGTATCCAGGCTTTTCAACCTCAATTAATAGAAGGAAAAGCTATTCAATTACACCCTTTAGTTTGTGCTGCTTTTAATGCGGATTTTGATGGAGATCAAATGGCTGTCCACTTACCTTTATCTTCTGGAGCAATTTTAGAAGCACAACTTCTTATGTTATCTTCTCAAAATATTTTAAATCCAGCTAATGGATCTCCAATAACGGTTCCATCTCAAGATATGGTTTTAGGATTATATTATATGACAAAATCTTTAAAATCTTATTCAAATATTAAAATTAAAGGTGAAGGTTTTATTTTTTCTTCTAATGAAGAAGTAGAAATTGCTTATAATCAAAAAATAGTAGAATTACATGCTTTAATTAAAGTAAAAGTATTAATTCGAGTAAAAGATGATTTAATTAATCAATTAATAGAAACTACTGTAGGGAGAGTTTTGTTTAATCAAGTAGTTCCAAAAAAAGTAGGATATATTAATGAATCTTTAACAAAAAAAACATTAAGAGAGATTATTGGAAAAATTTTATATTTAACAGATGTTCCTACTACAGCAAAATTTTTAGATGATATTAAAGAATTAGGATTTTATAATGCATTTCAAGGAGGACTTTCTTTTGGATTAGGCGATATTATTATTCCTCATGATAAAGAAAATATGGTAAACAATGCTATTCAACAAGTAGATAATGTTAAAATAAATTATAACATGGGGTTAATTACTAATAATGAACGTTATAATCAAGTTATTGATATATGGACTAATACTAATTCTATGTTAACAGAAAAAGTAATGAAATATATGCGTGAAGATAAACATGGTTTTAATCCTGTTTATATGATGTTAGATTCTGGTGCTAGAGGATCTAAGGAACAAATACGTCAACTTTCTGGTATGAGAGGATTAATGGCAAAACCTCAAAAAACAGGGTCTACTGGTGGAGAAATTATTGAAAATCCTATTTTGTCAAATTTTAGAGAAGGGCTATCTATTTTAGAATATTTTATATCTACTCATGGTGCTCGTAAAGGATTAGCAGATACAGCATTAAAAACTGCAGACGCGGGTTATTTAACAAGGAGATTAGTAGATGCGGCACAAGATGTAATTATTAAAGAAGTAGATTGTCAAACTTTACTTGGATTAGAAATATCTGCATTAAAAAAAAATGAAGAAATAGTAGAATCTTTATATAATAGAATTTTAGGACGTATATCTTTAAATGATATTTATTCAAATAATAATAATAAATTAATAGTTTCATCTGGAGAAATGATTGATGAAAAAATATCTTCTTCAATAGAAGAAGATGGAATTCAATTTGTAGTAGTTCGTTCTCCACTTACTTGTGAAGCTAAAATGGGTATTTGTGCAAAATGTTATGGAAGAAATTTATCTACAGGTAAAATAGTTCAAAAAGGAGAAGCAGTAGGTGTAATCGCTGCACAATCTATTGGAGAACCTGGGACACAATTAACTTTACGTACTTTTCATGTAGGAGGAACAGCCGGTAATATTGCAGAATCTTCAAAAATACAAGCTAAATTTGATGGAATTATAGAATTTGAAGATTTAAAATTGGTAAATATAAAAAATAATAATAAAGAAAAAATAGGAATAGTTGTTTCTCGTTCTACGGAAATGAAACTTTTTGATAAAAAAAAATCATCTATTTTAATGATAAACAATATTCCCTATGGGGCAACTTTATATGTAAAAAATGGAGATTTTTTAAAAGAAGGAGATAAAATTTGTAAATGGGATTCATATAATGCAGTAATTATAGCAGAATATTCTGGAATAATCTCTTATCAACATTTAGAACAAGGTGTCACCTTTCAAATTGAAAAAGATGAACAAACCGGATTTCAAGAAAAAGTTATTACAGAAGTCAGAAATAAAAATTTAATTCCTACATTAAAAATTATTGATAATGATGGAAAAGAATTAAAAGTATATAATATCCCAGTAGGGGCTCATTTAATGGTAGAAGATAATGAAAAAATAGAAGTAGGAAAAATTTTAGTTAAAGTTCCAAGAAAAACTTCTAAATCTGGTGATATAACTGGTGGATTACCTCGTTTATCTGAATTATTTGAAGCTAGGAACCCTTCTAATCCAGCTGTAGTATCTGAAATGGATGGAATTGTTAGTCATGGAAAAATAAAAAGAGGGAATAGAGAAATTATTGTAGAATCTAAAACAGGAGAAATTAGAAAATATTTAGTTAAATTATCTAATCAAATTTTAGTTCAAGAGAATGATTATATAAAAGCAGGTATGCCATTATCAGATGGAGCTGTCACCCCTAATGATATTTTAAATATTAAAGGACCTAGAGCTGTTCAAGAATATTTAATTCAAGAAATACAAGATGTTTATCGTTTACAAGGTGTTAAAATTAATGATAAACATTTTGAAGTAATTGTTTTACAAATGATGAGAAAAGTAGAAGTAATAGAAGTGGGTGATACAAAATTTTTAGAAGGACATATTGAATATAAAGATGATTTTATTGAAGAAAATGATAAAATTTTTCAAATGAAAATAGTTATAAATAATGGAAATTCTGAAAATTTTAAATCTGGTGATTTAATTAGTTATAGAGATTTTAGAAATGAAAATGCAATTTTAAAATATAAAAATAAAAAATTAATACAAATTAGGGATTCTATTCCTGCAACAGCTAGACCGATATTACAAGGTATTACTAAAGCAGCATTACAGACTAAATCTTTTATATCCGCAGCTTCTTTTCAAGAAACAACAAAAGTTTTAGGAGAGGCGGCTATTAGTAGTAAAACTGATTATTTATATGGATTAAAGGAAAATGTAATTGTAGGACATAAAATACCAGCAGGTACTGGATTAAAAGAATATGAAAAAAATAAAATAAAAATTTTATAA